One genomic segment of Ignavibacteriota bacterium includes these proteins:
- the xseB gene encoding exodeoxyribonuclease VII small subunit has protein sequence MSKKIKNFEDSLNRLREIADLLENDDVSLEDSIKIYEEGIKLSKYCSELLTNAELKVQELNSELKNEIDK, from the coding sequence ATGAGTAAAAAAATTAAAAATTTTGAAGATTCATTAAATCGTTTAAGAGAAATTGCAGATTTATTAGAAAATGATGATGTTTCGCTTGAAGATTCTATAAAAATTTATGAAGAAGGAATTAAACTTTCTAAATATTGCAGTGAACTTTTAACAAATGCTGAATTGAAAGTACAAGAACTTAATAGTGAACTCAAAAATGAAATTGATAAATAA